Proteins co-encoded in one Triplophysa dalaica isolate WHDGS20190420 chromosome 16, ASM1584641v1, whole genome shotgun sequence genomic window:
- the fgf2 gene encoding fibroblast growth factor 2 has protein sequence MAAGEITTLPASPDDGASGGFPTANFKEPKRLYCKNGGYFLRINSDGRVDGIREKRDPHIRLQLQATAVGEVLIKGTCANRYLAMSADGRLFGTRRVTDECYFFERLESNNYNTYRSRKYPDWYVALKRTGQYKSGSKTSLGQKAVLFLPMSAKC, from the exons ATGGCTGCGGGAGAAATCACTACTCTCCCGGCCTCTCCCGACGACGGGGCCAGCGGAGGATTTCCCACGGCCAACTTCAAGGAACCCAAACGATTGTACTGCAAAAACGGAGGATACTTTCTGCGCATAAACTCGGACGGCAGGGTGGACGGCATCCGGGAGAAAAGGGACCCACACA ttcGTCTGCAGCTTCAGGCGACGGCTGTTGGTGAAGTGTTGATCAAGGGAACCTGTGCCAACCGTTATCTGGCCATGAGCGCTGATGGACGACTGTTTGGGACG AGAAGAGTCACGGATGAATGTTATTTCTTTGAACGTCTGGAGTCCAATAACTACAACACCTACAGATCCCGGAAATACCCCGACTGGTACGTGGCTCTGAAGAGAACAGGCCAGTATAAATCAGGTTCTAAGACCAGTCTGGGCCAGAAGGCTGTTCTGTTCCTCCCTATGTCTGCCAAATGTTGA